A window from Drosophila nasuta strain 15112-1781.00 chromosome 3, ASM2355853v1, whole genome shotgun sequence encodes these proteins:
- the LOC132792257 gene encoding transmembrane emp24 domain-containing protein B: MGSTWQRERLNLFVPIAFICCALLIQTSSAQEAQQPWYENLPAVAMDYKVHIDAGKEDCYHQYVQAGATFYVSFSVVRGGDGMAGFAVRNPAGEIVKPYQWQATADYTDQVSPGGYYSVCIDNQFSRFAGKLVNIYITVVKYDAWDKYAKEIEELQLNMQNFTATIGTVERNINDMLGYQAHSRHRESRDYALLLDNNSYIQTFSISQIIVILITCSIQVFFVRKLFDVRSNSKSRI; encoded by the exons atgggATCGACGTGGCAGCGGGAGCGATTGAATTTATTCGTGCCAATTGCCTTCATTTGCTGTGCCCTGCTAATCCAGACGTCCAGCGCACAGGAAGCACAGCAGCCATGGTACGAAAATTTACCCGCCGTCGCTATGGACTACAAG GTGCACATCGATGCCGGTAAGGAGGACTGCTACCATCAGTATGTGCAGGCGGGAGCCACGTTCTATGTCTCGTTCAGT GTGGTGCGAGGTGGCGATGGCATGGCTGGATTTGCTGTGCGCAATCCAGCTGGTGAAATTGTGAAGCCCTATCAATGGCAAGCTACAGCAGATTACACAGACCAAGTGTCGCCTGGTGGCTACTATTCTGTCTGCATTGACAATCAGTTCTCTCGCTTTGCTGGGAAGCTGGTAAACATCTATATTACTGTCGTCAAATACGATGCTTGGGACAAATACGCCAAGGAGATTGAAGAGCTGCAGCTGAACATGCAAAACTTCACGGCCACCATTGGCACCGTGGAGCGCAACATTAACGATATGCTGGGCTATCAGGCGCACAGTCGGCATCGGGAGTCTCGAGATTATGCTCTGTTGTTGGACAACAATTCCTACATTCAAACTTTCTCCATTAGCCAAATTATTGTCATCCTAATCACGTGCTCTATACAG GTCTTCTTTGTGCGCAAACTGTTTGATGTGAGAAGCAATTCCAAGAGCCGTATTTAG